Proteins encoded within one genomic window of Pigmentiphaga sp. H8:
- a CDS encoding tripartite tricarboxylate transporter substrate binding protein: MHFPTPRKLALAAACTLFAAPAVQAQGNFPSQPVRIIVGSEPGSAPDVLARVLGKELSAGLGQAIIVENRAGATGTIGANAVASAAPDGYTLLMGTVSNIALAPSFYPIKYKPTESFTPISMVASVPLVLVASPATGIASVEQLRAKLKQAPKGSYSYSSPGVGGPQHLAGVLLGKQMGTELLHVPYKSGGAALTAVAGGETQVGFAGIAAAIGLVQAKRVTPLFVTAGQRFPQFPNVPSAPEAGLPELDVDNWHALFAPAGLPAPVRAALEAAVNKALQSPEVKKQFESLGAAPTGSTGKELAEKVTAETARWTKIVDDNGIKAQ, encoded by the coding sequence ATGCACTTCCCCACCCCACGCAAGCTGGCCCTGGCCGCCGCCTGCACACTGTTTGCCGCGCCCGCCGTCCAGGCCCAGGGCAACTTTCCCAGCCAGCCGGTCAGGATCATCGTCGGCTCGGAGCCCGGCAGCGCGCCGGACGTGCTGGCCCGCGTGCTGGGCAAGGAACTGTCCGCGGGGCTGGGGCAGGCCATCATCGTCGAGAACCGCGCCGGCGCCACCGGCACCATAGGCGCCAACGCGGTGGCCTCGGCCGCGCCCGACGGCTACACGCTGCTGATGGGCACGGTGTCCAACATCGCGCTGGCCCCGTCCTTCTACCCCATCAAGTACAAGCCCACCGAAAGCTTCACCCCCATCAGCATGGTCGCCTCGGTGCCGCTGGTGCTGGTGGCGTCCCCGGCCACCGGCATCGCCAGCGTCGAGCAGCTGCGCGCCAAGCTCAAGCAGGCGCCCAAGGGCTCGTACAGCTATTCCTCGCCCGGTGTGGGCGGCCCCCAGCACCTGGCCGGCGTGCTGCTGGGCAAGCAGATGGGCACGGAACTGCTGCACGTCCCGTACAAGAGCGGCGGCGCGGCGCTGACCGCGGTGGCGGGCGGCGAGACCCAGGTCGGCTTCGCCGGCATCGCCGCCGCCATCGGGCTGGTGCAGGCCAAGCGCGTGACGCCCCTGTTCGTGACCGCCGGCCAGCGCTTCCCGCAGTTCCCTAACGTGCCATCCGCGCCGGAAGCCGGCCTGCCCGAACTGGACGTGGACAACTGGCACGCGCTGTTCGCGCCGGCCGGCCTGCCCGCGCCGGTGCGCGCCGCGCTGGAGGCGGCGGTCAACAAGGCCTTGCAGTCTCCCGAGGTGAAGAAGCAGTTCGAATCGCTGGGCGCCGCGCCCACCGGCAGCACCGGCAAGGAGCTGGCCGAGAAAGTCACCGCGGAAACCGCGCGCTGGACGAAAATCGTCGACGACAACGGCATCAAGGCACAGTAG
- a CDS encoding sulfatase-like hydrolase/transferase, giving the protein MKPSNLLIIMDDEHNKKVLGYNGHPMVRTPNLDRLAARSTSFEAAYSSSPICVPARAAFATGRHVHETGYWDNAIAYDGRVPSWAHALRDAGRLAVSIGKLHYTGDDIDGGFTEQIIPMHIEAGVGDLYGLIRDPLPIRHQSADLAKSIGPGESSYTRYDRDITDKTVEWLQARGRQRQDQPWTLFTSYIAPHSPLIAPPEFYAMYDPQAIPLPKRASGALHPWIQAWNDCYRFDSHFESDEQRRIAIASYFGLCSFLDHNVGRILHALETSGLAADTRVIFLSDHGDNLGSRSLWGKSTMYEESAGIPMLASGPGFEAGRKVRTPVSHVDMYPTVMQAAGLDCPTELPGKSLLEIAAEPDDAHRTILSEYHAAGSVSAAYMLRRGHHKYIHYTGYAPELFDLAQDPEELHDLAGKPESAPLLAGFESHLRGLLDPEAVDRQAKRDQAALIAQHGGTERILKRGGSSYTPIPGEEVKLLNEQ; this is encoded by the coding sequence ATGAAACCCTCCAACCTGCTGATCATCATGGACGACGAGCACAACAAGAAAGTGCTCGGCTACAACGGCCATCCCATGGTCCGCACCCCCAACCTGGACCGGCTGGCGGCGCGCAGCACCTCGTTCGAAGCCGCCTATTCCAGCTCCCCCATCTGCGTGCCGGCGCGGGCGGCCTTCGCCACCGGCCGCCACGTGCACGAAACAGGCTACTGGGACAACGCCATCGCCTACGACGGACGCGTCCCCAGCTGGGCCCACGCGCTGCGCGACGCCGGCCGGCTGGCGGTGTCCATCGGCAAGCTGCACTACACCGGCGACGACATCGATGGCGGCTTCACCGAGCAGATCATCCCCATGCACATCGAGGCCGGGGTCGGCGACCTGTACGGCCTGATACGCGACCCGCTGCCCATCCGCCATCAGTCGGCCGACCTGGCCAAGAGCATCGGCCCCGGCGAAAGCAGCTACACCCGATACGACCGCGACATCACCGACAAGACCGTCGAGTGGCTGCAGGCCCGCGGCCGGCAGCGCCAGGACCAGCCGTGGACGCTGTTCACGTCCTATATCGCGCCCCATTCGCCGCTGATCGCGCCGCCCGAGTTCTACGCGATGTACGACCCCCAGGCCATTCCGCTACCCAAGCGCGCCTCGGGCGCGCTGCATCCGTGGATACAGGCCTGGAACGACTGCTACCGCTTCGACTCGCACTTCGAAAGCGACGAGCAGCGGCGCATCGCCATCGCCTCGTATTTCGGACTGTGCTCGTTCCTGGACCACAACGTCGGGCGCATATTGCACGCGCTGGAGACCAGCGGACTGGCCGCCGACACCCGCGTCATCTTCCTGTCCGACCACGGCGACAACCTCGGCTCGCGCTCGCTGTGGGGCAAGTCGACGATGTACGAGGAATCGGCGGGCATCCCCATGCTGGCCAGCGGCCCCGGCTTCGAGGCCGGCCGCAAGGTGCGCACGCCGGTCTCGCACGTGGACATGTATCCCACCGTCATGCAGGCCGCCGGCCTGGACTGCCCCACGGAACTGCCCGGCAAGTCGCTGCTGGAGATCGCCGCCGAGCCGGACGACGCCCACCGCACCATCCTGAGCGAATACCACGCGGCCGGATCGGTCAGCGCCGCCTACATGCTGCGCCGCGGCCACCACAAGTACATCCACTACACCGGCTACGCGCCCGAGCTGTTCGACCTGGCGCAGGACCCCGAGGAATTGCACGACCTGGCGGGCAAGCCCGAAAGCGCGCCGCTGCTGGCCGGGTTCGAGTCGCACCTGCGCGGCCTGCTCGATCCCGAGGCCGTGGACCGGCAGGCCAAGCGGGACCAGGCCGCGCTGATCGCCCAACATGGCGGCACCGAGCGCATCCTCAAGCGGGGCGGCAGCAGCTACACCCCCATTCCGGGCGAAGAGGTCAAGCTGCTCAATGAACAATGA
- a CDS encoding cytochrome b561 domain-containing protein yields MNNDPLGRGPLLPGPGVLAGAGAVVLVALALVAWVAGADALAWLQQPMVDGRPHRIDMVQAWHARAMVLAWAVMIPLGILAARFFKVTPRQAWPAALDNKWWWHGHLALQIGGVLLTAGAVALVWQVSGSDTGLARLHRVSAWATCALAALQVLGGVLRGSKGSPDESGDHYDMTGRRIVFEAAHKLAGYLALAVAAVAIVTGLLHVNAPRWMPVLIGAWSLAWAGAFAWLQCRGWCIDTYQAIWGADPRHPGNRRPPVGPGIRQLGAPPGPACPGGTPPAA; encoded by the coding sequence ATGAACAATGACCCGCTCGGACGCGGCCCGCTGCTGCCCGGTCCCGGCGTGCTGGCCGGGGCCGGCGCGGTGGTCCTGGTAGCGCTGGCGCTGGTGGCCTGGGTAGCCGGCGCCGACGCGCTGGCGTGGCTGCAACAGCCGATGGTGGACGGCCGGCCGCATCGCATCGACATGGTCCAGGCCTGGCATGCGCGCGCGATGGTGCTGGCCTGGGCGGTCATGATCCCGCTGGGCATCCTGGCCGCGCGCTTCTTCAAGGTCACGCCGCGACAGGCGTGGCCGGCGGCGCTGGATAACAAGTGGTGGTGGCACGGCCATCTCGCTCTCCAGATCGGCGGCGTGCTGCTGACCGCGGGCGCGGTGGCGCTGGTCTGGCAAGTGTCGGGGTCGGACACCGGGCTGGCCCGCCTGCACCGCGTCTCGGCCTGGGCCACCTGTGCGCTGGCGGCCTTGCAGGTGCTGGGCGGCGTGCTGCGCGGCTCGAAGGGAAGCCCGGACGAATCGGGCGACCACTACGACATGACCGGCCGGCGCATCGTGTTCGAGGCGGCGCACAAGCTGGCGGGCTATCTGGCGCTGGCCGTGGCGGCCGTGGCGATCGTTACCGGACTGCTGCACGTCAATGCGCCGCGCTGGATGCCAGTGCTGATCGGCGCCTGGAGCCTGGCATGGGCCGGCGCGTTCGCGTGGTTGCAATGCCGGGGCTGGTGCATCGATACCTACCAGGCGATCTGGGGCGCCGACCCGCGCCACCCCGGCAACCGCCGGCCGCCGGTCGGCCCGGGCATCCGGCAACTGGGCGCTCCGCCCGGACCCGCGTGCCCAGGCGGAACGCCGCCGGCCGCCTAG
- a CDS encoding VOC family protein produces the protein MNQGAIFQPRRLGHVNLVVADLQRSIDFYRDVCGLNLEFTESGLRAAFMGTGHTPHDVGMMERTTQARQGRDGHTQIARGAARAVNLNHIAWEMDTEAELVRAYERARAAGIAVPRTLDHQIAHSVYLKDPDGNTNEFYADTIKDWRAVLHGDVALITSTWKPGGEAPATDRRWSAEADRRPVPGAVMQPLRLSHVVLTTRSLAPMAAFYTEVAGLETVARTPGGILLRASGHPTAYQLAIVQGDAAGMHHYGFDVGGGADLDAAAGRLRSLGCLAEAPAARRLTAVDPDGFLVEFAQAGDADLAMLEDALSAA, from the coding sequence ATGAACCAGGGAGCCATCTTCCAACCCCGACGCCTGGGGCACGTGAATCTCGTCGTGGCCGATCTGCAGCGGTCCATCGACTTTTACCGCGACGTCTGTGGCCTGAACCTGGAGTTCACCGAAAGCGGCCTGCGCGCCGCCTTCATGGGTACCGGCCATACGCCCCACGACGTCGGCATGATGGAACGCACGACCCAGGCGCGCCAGGGCCGCGACGGCCACACCCAGATCGCCAGGGGCGCGGCGCGGGCGGTCAACCTGAACCACATCGCCTGGGAGATGGACACCGAGGCCGAGCTGGTGCGTGCCTACGAACGCGCGCGCGCCGCCGGCATCGCGGTGCCGCGCACGCTCGACCACCAGATCGCCCACAGCGTCTACCTGAAGGATCCCGACGGCAACACCAACGAGTTCTACGCCGACACCATCAAGGACTGGCGCGCCGTCCTGCATGGCGACGTGGCATTGATCACCTCGACCTGGAAACCGGGGGGCGAGGCGCCCGCGACCGACCGGCGCTGGAGCGCCGAGGCCGACCGCCGGCCGGTGCCCGGCGCGGTCATGCAGCCCCTGCGGCTGTCGCACGTGGTGCTGACGACGAGGTCGCTGGCGCCCATGGCGGCTTTCTATACCGAGGTGGCGGGGCTGGAGACCGTGGCGCGCACCCCGGGCGGCATCCTGCTGCGCGCCTCGGGGCACCCGACCGCCTATCAGCTGGCGATCGTCCAGGGCGACGCAGCCGGCATGCATCACTACGGCTTCGACGTGGGCGGCGGCGCGGACTTGGACGCGGCCGCGGGGCGGCTCCGGTCGCTGGGATGCCTGGCGGAGGCGCCGGCCGCGCGGCGCCTGACGGCCGTCGATCCCGATGGATTCCTGGTGGAGTTCGCCCAGGCGGGCGACGCCGACCTGGCCATGCTGGAAGACGCGTTGAGCGCGGCCTAG